In a genomic window of Akkermansia massiliensis:
- a CDS encoding prenyltransferase/squalene oxidase repeat-containing protein: protein MNNNSLSPMKKALILLTVLLCCMAAAPQNAAAQSSMRTSSPVPPQVELMYVKGLRYLQNAQKTDGTYDGTYGQEPGIIGFCLMSVLAHGDDPNTGPYATMVRRCVNYILSKQNRGSGYIGDSMYNHGFATLALAEAYGMVRDDRIGPALRKAVALTLTAQKKNKTGGWRYSPESTDADSTVTGCQIVSLFAARNAGIPVPDEAFERGLKYMASCRDKKGAYGYTGPAGPRVTLTAIGSLTLSLARLKTDPSFKDSLAYLKKNLNYRDSSYPFYFEYYMSQALFHADQEVWKEWNYKNMRYLGASQAPNGSWLSDHSAAYSTSAALLSLALNYRFLPIYEQ from the coding sequence ATGAACAATAACTCCCTTTCCCCCATGAAAAAGGCCCTCATCCTCCTTACCGTTCTTCTCTGCTGCATGGCGGCCGCGCCGCAGAACGCCGCTGCCCAATCCTCCATGAGAACGTCTTCCCCCGTGCCGCCCCAGGTAGAGCTGATGTACGTGAAGGGACTCCGTTACCTCCAGAACGCCCAGAAGACGGACGGCACCTATGATGGCACCTACGGGCAGGAGCCCGGCATCATCGGCTTCTGCCTCATGTCCGTGCTGGCCCACGGGGACGACCCGAACACGGGGCCGTACGCCACCATGGTGCGCCGCTGCGTGAATTACATCCTTTCCAAGCAGAACAGGGGATCCGGCTACATTGGGGATTCCATGTACAACCACGGTTTCGCCACGCTGGCGCTGGCGGAGGCCTACGGCATGGTGAGGGACGACCGCATAGGCCCCGCCCTCCGGAAGGCCGTGGCCCTGACGCTGACCGCCCAGAAGAAGAACAAGACGGGAGGCTGGCGCTATTCCCCGGAGTCCACGGATGCGGACAGCACGGTGACCGGCTGCCAGATCGTCTCCCTGTTCGCGGCGCGCAACGCGGGCATTCCCGTGCCGGACGAGGCCTTTGAACGCGGCCTCAAGTATATGGCTTCCTGCCGTGACAAGAAGGGCGCCTACGGCTATACCGGCCCGGCGGGCCCCCGCGTCACCCTCACCGCCATCGGCTCCCTGACGCTGTCCCTGGCACGCCTTAAGACGGACCCGTCCTTCAAGGATTCCCTGGCCTACCTGAAAAAGAACCTGAATTACCGGGATTCCTCCTACCCTTTCTATTTTGAGTATTACATGTCCCAGGCCCTGTTCCATGCGGACCAGGAGGTATGGAAGGAATGGAATTACAAGAACATGCGCTACCTGGGCGCCTCCCAGGCACCCAACGGTTCCTGGCTCTCAGACCATTCCGCAGCGTATTCCACCTCCGCGGCCCTGCTTTCCCTGGCGCTCAATTACAGATTTTTACCCATCTATGAACAATAG
- a CDS encoding methylmalonyl-CoA mutase family protein has protein sequence MQQGNKTTAPEVDFGEFAPATYAEWREAAVAALKGADFDKKLFTKLVEGITLHPIYNKWDEHAPVAPAGQFPYRRGTRALGYMEKPCEIAQSIPASTPEDFNGKLLHDLDRGLTAVNVQLNCKCGLKLRKQADWDTALKGVQLDKLPVYITPGSCGLGTFSMFLNTYKAAGFNTADLKGGVLYDPVGKAVMKGSLCGGKGICAYYDQMAVMTKWAVANAPAFQTIGVSGLPYADSGASSFEEVGSMLSTAVAYLRAMEERGISVNEAAAHMRFTVSIGANLFLEIAKIRALRELWAIIVKECGGSEEAAKIKLHARTSFWTLSKVDPWVNLLRGSAQAFSAIMGGVDSIDVLPFDAAVRMPDEFSRRIARNCPLILLGECNLDKVVDPAGGSWYLENLTDEASRKIWDVFQGIEKEGGIIKALKAGSIQKSVNATAAKRYQLADQRRQSIVGVNQYVNLAEKKLETPEGAACAAPKGHGCCKNADVQLPEVEMSVDSACKAASEGFSTCLINKALVAGADCKCGEPLEMEALPKRRLAERFESLLAKADAWVEEKGSRPMVFFANMGPLRQHKARADFSRDFLRAGGLDVVYPSGFQTPEDAARAAAESGCAVCVICSTDDTYPEIVPAFCKALKEIKPDMMVALAGYPADHVEAFKEAGVDIFIHVKANCYNTVEAIQNKIGL, from the coding sequence ATGCAACAGGGAAACAAAACAACGGCTCCGGAGGTTGACTTCGGAGAATTCGCACCAGCCACATACGCCGAATGGCGTGAGGCAGCCGTCGCTGCCTTGAAAGGGGCTGACTTTGACAAGAAGCTTTTTACCAAGCTTGTGGAGGGAATCACTCTGCATCCCATCTATAACAAATGGGATGAACACGCTCCGGTGGCGCCTGCCGGGCAATTCCCGTACCGCCGCGGAACGCGCGCCCTGGGCTATATGGAAAAGCCCTGCGAAATTGCCCAGAGCATTCCCGCCTCCACTCCGGAAGATTTCAACGGCAAGCTTCTGCACGATCTGGACCGCGGCCTCACTGCCGTGAACGTCCAGCTCAACTGCAAGTGCGGCTTGAAGCTGCGCAAGCAGGCCGACTGGGATACCGCTCTCAAGGGTGTGCAGCTTGACAAGCTGCCCGTGTACATCACGCCCGGCTCCTGCGGCCTGGGCACTTTCTCCATGTTCCTGAACACGTACAAGGCGGCCGGATTCAACACGGCGGACCTCAAGGGCGGCGTTCTGTACGACCCGGTGGGCAAGGCCGTGATGAAGGGCTCCCTCTGCGGGGGGAAGGGCATCTGCGCCTACTATGACCAGATGGCGGTGATGACCAAATGGGCCGTCGCCAACGCTCCCGCCTTCCAGACCATCGGCGTCAGCGGACTGCCTTATGCGGACTCCGGCGCTTCCTCCTTTGAAGAAGTGGGCTCCATGCTCTCTACCGCTGTGGCCTACCTGCGCGCCATGGAGGAACGCGGCATCTCCGTGAATGAAGCTGCCGCGCACATGCGCTTTACGGTCTCCATTGGAGCCAACCTGTTCCTGGAAATCGCCAAAATCCGCGCCCTGCGCGAACTCTGGGCCATCATCGTGAAGGAATGCGGCGGCAGTGAGGAAGCTGCCAAAATCAAGCTTCATGCCCGCACCTCCTTCTGGACCCTTTCTAAGGTGGACCCGTGGGTCAACCTTCTGCGCGGCTCCGCCCAGGCCTTCTCCGCCATCATGGGCGGCGTGGACAGCATTGATGTGCTGCCCTTTGACGCGGCCGTGCGCATGCCGGACGAATTCTCCCGCCGCATCGCCCGCAACTGCCCGCTGATTCTGCTGGGCGAATGCAACCTGGACAAGGTAGTGGACCCCGCCGGCGGTTCCTGGTACCTGGAAAACCTGACGGACGAAGCCTCCCGGAAAATCTGGGACGTCTTCCAGGGCATTGAAAAGGAAGGCGGCATCATCAAGGCCCTCAAGGCCGGTTCCATTCAAAAGAGCGTGAACGCTACCGCCGCCAAGCGCTATCAGCTGGCCGACCAGCGCCGCCAATCCATCGTGGGCGTCAACCAGTACGTCAACCTGGCGGAGAAAAAGCTGGAAACGCCGGAAGGCGCCGCCTGCGCCGCTCCCAAGGGACACGGCTGCTGCAAAAATGCGGACGTGCAGCTCCCGGAAGTGGAAATGAGCGTGGACTCCGCCTGCAAGGCCGCCAGTGAAGGCTTCTCCACCTGCCTTATCAACAAGGCTCTCGTGGCCGGCGCCGACTGCAAGTGCGGCGAACCGCTGGAAATGGAAGCCCTGCCGAAGCGCCGCCTGGCGGAACGCTTTGAATCCCTGCTTGCCAAGGCCGATGCCTGGGTGGAGGAAAAAGGCTCCCGCCCGATGGTATTCTTCGCGAACATGGGCCCGCTGCGCCAGCACAAGGCCCGTGCGGACTTCTCCCGCGACTTCCTGCGCGCCGGCGGCCTGGACGTGGTTTACCCGTCCGGCTTCCAGACCCCGGAAGACGCGGCCAGGGCGGCTGCGGAAAGCGGCTGCGCCGTGTGTGTGATCTGCTCCACGGACGACACCTATCCGGAAATCGTTCCCGCCTTCTGCAAGGCGCTCAAGGAAATCAAGCCGGACATGATGGTGGCCCTCGCCGGTTATCCGGCCGACCATGTGGAAGCGTTCAAGGAAGCCGGCGTGGATATCTTCATCCACGTCAAGGCCAACTGCTACAACACCGTTGAAGCTATCCAGAACAAGATCGGCCTCTAA
- the scpA gene encoding methylmalonyl-CoA mutase, translating into MSNIPDFASASYPEIKAGAPATASGTETWMTNEQIPVPPTYSESVYDDCLHLDFTAGVAPNLRGPYATMYVARPWTVRQYAGFSTAEESNAFYRRNLAAGQKGLSIAFDLATHRGYDSDHPRVVGDVGKAGVAVDSILDMEILFKGIPLDKMSVSMTMNGAVLPVLAFYIVAAQEQGCTLDQLSGTIQNDILKEYMVRNTYIYPPDPSMKIIADIFEFTSKYMPKFNSISISGYHMQEAGATADLEMAYTLADGLEYVRTGIKAGIDIDAFAPRLSFFWAQGKNYFMEVAKMRAARVLWAKLIKQFNPKNPKSLALRTHSQTSGWSLTEQDPFNNVTRTCIEALAAACGHTQSLHTNSLDEAIALPTDFSARIARNTQLHLQDETTICKVIDPWGGSYYVEYLTNELIRKGWAHLQEVEKLGGMAKAIETGLPKMRIEEAAARRQAAIDSGKEPIIGVNKYRLEQEAKMDILEVDNTTVRDAQIARLQKLRAERDSAACEAALEALSECARTGEGNLLDLAIKAAKARASLGEISSALEKHFGRHKAPIKLITGVYAQTYGQDPLVEEVRKMTDDFAERTGRRPRILVAKMGQDGHDRGAKVVSSAYADLGFDVDVGPLFQTPEETAKMAIENDVHMIGMSSLAAGHKVLLPALVEELAKQGRPDILVFCGGVIPAQDYDFLREHGAVAIFGPGTNIPEASKEIMEALNEQYAD; encoded by the coding sequence ATGAGCAATATTCCTGATTTTGCATCCGCCTCCTATCCTGAAATCAAGGCCGGCGCCCCGGCCACGGCTTCCGGAACGGAAACCTGGATGACCAATGAACAGATTCCCGTGCCGCCCACCTACTCGGAAAGCGTGTACGACGACTGCCTGCACTTGGACTTCACGGCCGGTGTGGCCCCCAACCTCCGCGGACCGTATGCCACCATGTACGTGGCTCGTCCCTGGACCGTGCGCCAGTATGCCGGCTTCTCCACGGCGGAGGAATCCAACGCCTTCTATCGCCGCAACCTGGCGGCGGGCCAGAAGGGCCTCTCCATCGCCTTTGACCTGGCGACGCACCGCGGCTATGACTCCGACCACCCCCGCGTGGTGGGTGACGTGGGCAAGGCCGGCGTGGCCGTGGACTCCATCCTGGACATGGAAATCCTCTTCAAGGGCATTCCGCTGGACAAAATGTCCGTTTCCATGACCATGAACGGCGCCGTGCTGCCCGTGCTGGCCTTCTACATCGTGGCCGCCCAGGAACAGGGCTGCACGCTGGACCAGCTCTCCGGCACGATCCAGAACGACATTCTCAAGGAATACATGGTGCGCAACACCTACATCTATCCGCCTGATCCCTCCATGAAGATCATTGCGGACATCTTTGAGTTCACCTCCAAGTACATGCCCAAATTCAACTCCATTTCCATCTCCGGCTACCACATGCAGGAAGCCGGCGCTACGGCGGACCTGGAAATGGCGTACACGCTTGCGGACGGCCTGGAATACGTGCGCACCGGGATCAAGGCCGGCATTGACATTGACGCCTTTGCCCCGCGCCTCTCCTTCTTCTGGGCCCAGGGCAAGAACTACTTCATGGAAGTGGCCAAAATGCGCGCCGCCCGCGTGCTGTGGGCCAAGCTCATCAAGCAGTTCAACCCCAAGAACCCGAAATCCCTGGCCCTGCGCACGCACTCCCAGACTTCCGGCTGGTCCCTCACGGAGCAGGACCCGTTCAACAACGTGACCCGCACCTGCATTGAAGCCCTGGCCGCCGCCTGCGGCCACACGCAGTCCCTGCACACGAACTCCCTGGACGAAGCGATCGCCCTGCCGACGGACTTCTCCGCCCGCATCGCCCGCAACACCCAGCTCCATCTTCAGGATGAAACCACCATCTGCAAGGTGATCGACCCGTGGGGCGGCTCCTACTACGTGGAATACCTGACCAATGAGCTCATCCGCAAGGGCTGGGCCCACCTTCAGGAAGTGGAAAAACTCGGCGGCATGGCCAAGGCCATTGAAACCGGGCTGCCCAAGATGCGCATTGAAGAAGCCGCGGCGCGCCGCCAGGCCGCCATTGACTCCGGCAAGGAGCCCATCATCGGCGTCAACAAATACCGTCTGGAACAGGAAGCCAAGATGGACATTCTGGAAGTGGACAACACCACCGTCCGGGACGCCCAGATCGCCCGCCTGCAGAAGCTGCGCGCGGAACGTGACTCCGCCGCGTGCGAAGCTGCGCTGGAAGCCCTGTCCGAATGCGCCCGCACGGGGGAAGGCAACCTCCTTGACCTTGCCATCAAGGCGGCCAAGGCCCGCGCCTCCCTGGGTGAAATCTCCTCCGCCCTGGAAAAACACTTCGGGCGCCACAAAGCACCAATCAAACTCATTACCGGCGTGTACGCTCAAACCTATGGTCAAGATCCGCTGGTGGAGGAAGTCCGCAAAATGACGGACGACTTCGCCGAACGCACGGGGCGCCGTCCCCGCATCCTCGTCGCCAAGATGGGCCAGGACGGCCACGACCGCGGCGCCAAGGTGGTCTCCTCCGCCTATGCCGACCTCGGCTTTGACGTGGACGTAGGCCCGCTCTTCCAGACGCCGGAAGAAACCGCCAAAATGGCGATTGAAAACGACGTGCACATGATCGGCATGAGCTCCCTGGCCGCCGGCCACAAGGTGCTGCTGCCCGCCCTGGTGGAGGAACTCGCCAAGCAGGGCCGTCCGGACATCCTGGTCTTCTGCGGCGGCGTCATCCCCGCCCAGGACTATGACTTCCTGAGGGAACACGGTGCGGTGGCCATCTTCGGCCCGGGCACCAACATCCCGGAAGCCTCCAAGGAAATCATGGAAGCCCTCAACGAGCAGTACGCCGACTAA
- a CDS encoding class I SAM-dependent rRNA methyltransferase, which translates to MSRTYRHCLDCKKGLIPAETDIFRVIDGEGDGRLGVFVDQMGDRVLVSTRDCPIPTDLERELRELGMPVFHKKLEQNQKEAPVQIAGPELPLQFTVTEQGVRFKIDMSTGYSQGIFLDQRDHRRQVRERSRPGMRVLNTFAYTGAFSVYAALGGAQTTTLDLAQPCLDWARENFSLNGIDPSTQYFCKGDVRRWLERFARQGRSFHGIILDPPTFSRDDRGRVFRVESHYGELVAQARECLEPGGWMLCTSNCRKLSHEDFRRMVAEALPGFRLTHDPMPPDFTGEDYLKRLWIDWK; encoded by the coding sequence GTGAGCCGCACCTACCGCCATTGCCTGGACTGCAAAAAAGGATTGATTCCTGCCGAGACCGACATCTTCCGCGTGATTGACGGGGAAGGGGACGGGCGCCTGGGCGTATTTGTGGACCAAATGGGGGACCGCGTTCTGGTCTCCACGCGGGACTGCCCCATCCCCACGGATTTGGAACGCGAACTTCGTGAACTGGGCATGCCCGTATTCCACAAAAAGCTGGAACAGAACCAGAAAGAAGCGCCCGTGCAAATAGCCGGACCGGAACTCCCCCTGCAATTTACGGTCACGGAGCAGGGCGTGCGTTTCAAAATAGACATGTCCACCGGTTATTCCCAGGGAATCTTTCTGGACCAGCGCGACCACCGCCGCCAGGTGAGGGAACGGAGCAGACCCGGCATGAGGGTGCTGAACACCTTCGCCTATACCGGGGCCTTTTCCGTATATGCCGCCCTGGGAGGGGCTCAGACGACCACGCTGGACCTGGCGCAGCCCTGCCTGGACTGGGCCAGGGAAAACTTCAGCCTGAACGGCATTGATCCCTCCACCCAGTACTTCTGCAAGGGGGACGTCCGCCGCTGGCTGGAACGGTTCGCCAGGCAGGGCCGCTCCTTCCACGGCATTATTCTGGACCCCCCCACGTTCTCCCGGGATGACCGGGGAAGGGTGTTCCGGGTGGAATCCCACTACGGGGAACTGGTGGCCCAGGCGCGCGAATGCCTGGAACCCGGCGGCTGGATGCTGTGCACCAGCAACTGCCGCAAGCTGAGCCATGAGGACTTCCGCAGGATGGTGGCGGAGGCTCTTCCCGGCTTCCGGCTGACCCATGATCCCATGCCTCCGGACTTCACCGGAGAGGATTATCTGAAAAGATTGTGGATAGATTGGAAATGA
- a CDS encoding tetratricopeptide repeat protein: MKKLAYVAGLFALTCAPLLAALYENLEVGMDKDQVLKTLRQSKQLEGPPTDALLSRTGLNGVFKTKQSIGGQTFSLNFDYDPSGGLRAVVFYSRSKCRGSEYETKLKSAYKALLVGLTEKFGEPANMPEWVAKESLQEGRIQYMHMWRVSPGVFLMSGLGNMGAMEGYFPLFRFSGPSGMPPKSKRDREELKREWAAIPEFPGLKEAELHISDAVRAMGTKKYEDAFECFQQAAELGSPRGYWGMAFLSELGKYGVKRDKKKADEMNRKAAAAGYAASASKFGATWPDAARALGLSATAAREQLHMRQRAAAEGYASEQYNMGIMYHTGFGMPKDPAKAREWFQKAADQDDVQAKSILKKLQ, from the coding sequence ATGAAAAAACTAGCCTATGTTGCGGGACTCTTCGCGCTTACGTGCGCCCCTCTGCTTGCCGCCCTCTATGAAAACCTGGAGGTGGGAATGGACAAGGACCAGGTGCTGAAAACCCTGAGGCAGAGCAAGCAGCTTGAAGGGCCGCCCACGGACGCCCTCCTTTCACGCACCGGCCTCAACGGCGTATTTAAGACCAAACAGTCCATCGGCGGCCAGACCTTTTCCCTGAACTTTGACTATGACCCCTCCGGCGGCTTGAGGGCCGTTGTCTTCTACTCCCGGAGCAAATGCCGCGGTTCCGAGTATGAAACCAAATTGAAATCCGCCTACAAGGCTCTTCTGGTGGGCCTGACGGAAAAATTCGGGGAACCGGCGAACATGCCGGAATGGGTGGCCAAGGAATCCCTTCAGGAAGGCCGCATCCAGTACATGCACATGTGGAGGGTATCCCCCGGCGTCTTCCTGATGTCCGGCCTGGGCAACATGGGAGCCATGGAAGGGTATTTCCCCCTCTTCCGCTTTTCCGGGCCGTCCGGCATGCCCCCCAAATCCAAAAGGGACCGGGAGGAACTGAAGAGGGAATGGGCCGCCATCCCGGAATTCCCCGGATTGAAGGAGGCGGAACTCCACATCTCCGATGCCGTGCGCGCCATGGGCACCAAAAAATATGAAGACGCCTTTGAATGCTTCCAGCAGGCGGCGGAACTGGGCAGTCCCCGCGGCTACTGGGGCATGGCGTTCCTGTCTGAGCTGGGCAAATACGGCGTGAAGCGGGACAAGAAAAAAGCGGATGAAATGAACCGCAAGGCCGCTGCTGCGGGCTATGCCGCCTCCGCCTCCAAATTTGGCGCCACGTGGCCGGATGCCGCGCGGGCCCTGGGCCTCTCCGCCACGGCAGCCAGGGAACAGCTCCATATGCGCCAGCGGGCGGCTGCGGAAGGCTATGCCTCGGAACAATACAACATGGGCATCATGTACCACACCGGTTTTGGCATGCCCAAGGACCCTGCCAAAGCCCGTGAATGGTTCCAGAAGGCGGCGGACCAGGATGACGTGCAGGCCAAAAGCATCCTGAAAAAACTCCAGTAA